In the genome of Chitinophagaceae bacterium, the window GTGAAAAATTAAAACCTAAAACTTTTAAAAAAGGGGATTTTTTAACCGTTCCGGGTCAGGTACAAAAAGTGCTTTATTTTGTAAAAAGTGGCGTGCAAATGTCATATTTTGAAACAGAAATCAAGACGCATGTAATTGCTTTCACTTATGCTCCGGGTTTATGTGCCATACCGGAATCATTTTCTCTTCAGGCGCCATCAAAAAATTATCTGCGATGTTTGTCAGACAGTGAAATGGATTATATAACTTTCGATGAGCTGCAAAAGCTGTTTGATGAATCTCACCAAATTGAAAGGCTTTTCAGAAAAATGACAGAATTTGTACTGGCCGGAATAATAAACCGGCACATTGAACTGCATTCTCTGACAATTGAAGATCGGTTTAAGGCTTTTTGTCAAAGAAGTCCTCACTTACTCCATCTTGTTCCACACAAATATATAGCATCATATTTAAGCATCGATCCCACTAATTTCAGTAAGTTATTCAACTCAGTGAAAATTTGATTTTGGTATATACCAAGTTTTCTTTTTTCATAATAAATGAACTTTGCCTGTAAATTATTATTATGAAAAATCAATGGTTAAACAAATCGGAATATCCCTTTAATTCCAATTATTTTGATGTGAACGGACAAAAGCTTCATTATATAGATGAAGGAAAAGGGGAGGTGGTTTTATTCGTTCACGGAACCCCTTCATGGAGTTTTGATTTCAGAAATATTATAAAAGAGCTAAGCAAAAATTTCAGATGCATAGCCATAGACCATATTGGATTTGGTCTGTCTGACAAGCCTGAGCATTATGACTATTCAACTCAAAACCACAGCAAAACTTTAGAAAAGTTTGTCATGGAAAAGCAACTTAATAACCTGACTTTGGCAGTACATGATTTTGGCGGGCCGATTGGACTCAATTTTGCGATAAATCAAGCTGAAAAAATCAATAAACTTGTTATATTAAACTCCTGGTTGTGGAGCAGTAAAAACGATCCGGAATTTATCAAACTCAGTAAAATTTTAAAAAGTCCATTGCTTCCTTTTTTGTATCGGTACCTTAATTTTTCCCCCAGATTTATTTTACCTAAATCTTTTGGAGACAAAAAGCTGCCAAAACATTTATTATCACAATTTACTAAGCCTTTTGCCAATAAAAAGCAAAGAAACGGAGCATTGGCATTTGCCAAGTCATTGCTGAATGATCAGGATTGGTTTGAAGAAATATGGAATAAGAAACAAGTTCTTTCAAAAAAGCCCGCATTGTTCATTTGGGGCATGAAAGACCCGGTTATCAAAGCACATAATCTTAAAAAGTTTCAAAGTGGTTTTACAAATTCAAAAACCATCCAACTGGAAACTTCCGGGCATTTTCCTCAAGAAGAAGAACCGGATATTGTCAGTAAGTCAATTAATGATTTTATGGTAGATAAATAATTAGACTCAGCTTCTAATTATAAGTAAGTCAATAATTAAAACTTTATTATTTAAAAAATATTAAACAATTTAATAGTTAAAGCTGTTGTTTTTTTGTATAATTAGGTATTATTAACTATTTAAAAAAAAGAATTATGGCTATTAAATTTCTCAATCAAATTGTAAACGGAGTAAAAGGTGGAGTAGTAGGTGCTGTAAAAGGTACTGCTGATGTAGGTTCCACTATTGTTAATTCTGTAAAAGATATTGCTGTTACGACACTTAAGGGTGCCGGCGAGCTTGTGATAAAAGGTATTCAGGTACCTGCTTCTATTGTA includes:
- a CDS encoding alpha/beta fold hydrolase; this translates as MKNQWLNKSEYPFNSNYFDVNGQKLHYIDEGKGEVVLFVHGTPSWSFDFRNIIKELSKNFRCIAIDHIGFGLSDKPEHYDYSTQNHSKTLEKFVMEKQLNNLTLAVHDFGGPIGLNFAINQAEKINKLVILNSWLWSSKNDPEFIKLSKILKSPLLPFLYRYLNFSPRFILPKSFGDKKLPKHLLSQFTKPFANKKQRNGALAFAKSLLNDQDWFEEIWNKKQVLSKKPALFIWGMKDPVIKAHNLKKFQSGFTNSKTIQLETSGHFPQEEEPDIVSKSINDFMVDK
- a CDS encoding Crp/Fnr family transcriptional regulator, with amino-acid sequence EKLKPKTFKKGDFLTVPGQVQKVLYFVKSGVQMSYFETEIKTHVIAFTYAPGLCAIPESFSLQAPSKNYLRCLSDSEMDYITFDELQKLFDESHQIERLFRKMTEFVLAGIINRHIELHSLTIEDRFKAFCQRSPHLLHLVPHKYIASYLSIDPTNFSKLFNSVKI